The region TGACGGCCGTGGGCGTGACGTGGTTGTATGGATTTGACTTCGAGATCAAGGTGGTGGCCAGGCTGCCGGCCTGAGGCCGCACTGCACGCCGCCCGACACTGCCAAGGCGCCGCTGGACGACCAAAGCCGTATCTTCTTATCAAGTAGGCCAGCGCGGCAATATGTGGCGCTGGCCCTATCTCCGCTGTTTAGAAAGCGGCAAGAACCACCATGGCTCCTGGCAGGGCCTTCCCGGGTGCCCCACCGCGCTCGGGAAAAAACCTCAATCGCCTTTTATGTTTCAACCGTTTTTCAGCAAACGCTGAAACATGCCTTTTTACTGAAATATTTGATTTATTTCACTAAAAGGGCTATTTTCAACCTATGCTGAAAAAAAATCCGGTTTCATCCGATAGCTATCCTCAGGCCGTCGAAGCGCGCGCTTGCAATGAGATGTCCGCACTCCTCTCATTGATTCCCCACGTCCAGATCGGGCATATCGATATCCATCCTCCACATGATACGGTCGACTTCACAATCGACGTTCGTACAAGTGGCGGTAACGACGACAACTGGTTGATTGGATGTGAAGTAAAATCCATCGGGCAACCTCGCCACGCCGAAATTGCTGCCCTGAGGCTGAAAGACTGGGCATCCCGCATGCCCGGCAATACGGTAACGATGTTTATCGCACCCTATCTTTCCCCTGCGGTACGTCAACTGTGCAAGGATCGACAGGTAGCTTATCTCGACTTCGCTGGCAATTGTCTGCTGCAATTTTCCAACGTGTATATCGAGCGTTCTGTTGCGGAAGTGCCGCCTGCCGTGCAACGTGAACTTAAATCCATCTACAAGCCCAAATCAGCCCGTGTGCTTCATCTTTTGCTCAGTAGCATCGGGCAAAAATGGAAGGTCCAGGACCTCGCGGACAAAAGCGGAGTCAGCTTGGGCCAGGTCAGTAATATTCGAAAAGCTTTGCTGGAACGAGGATGGGCGTCAGTCTCGAACGGCGGAATGGCGCTGACTGAGCCAAGTGCTCTTCTTGACGAATGGCAAACTGTGTATGAGGGTGTGAAAGGCCAGACTGACAGTTATTACACAACACTGCATGGGCGAGCATTGGAAGATGCTATCCGGCAAACGCTCAGTCATACAAACGACTATGCAAGCTCAGCCGTATTATCGTCCTTTTCGGCCGCCGGCTTCATCGCGCCATATGCAAGGACCGGCAAGACTTATCTATACGCTGACGAGTACGGACTGAACTCTGTAGTAGAGGGGTTGGGACTCAAACTGGCCATGAACGGAAATGTACAAATTACCGTGCCGTCCGACCATGGCCCTTTTTTGAATACCATTTCGCCGGCCGCCGATATTGTCTGCACCAGTCCCGTTCAAACCTATCTTGATCTCTATGTCTCAGGCGAACGCGGACAAGAGGCTGCACAACATCTCCGAGAGGCAAAACTTCTATGGTGACCAGCAACGAACCGCAACATGCAAGCGATTATGAACAGCGCGCGACCGAGGCAGTAAAGTCGGTGTTGGTGGAAATGGGGCAGATCCTCGGCTCCTATCGCGGAAAATTCACCGTCGTCGGAGGGTCCGTGCCATGGCTTTTACTGGCAGCGGATGACATGGAGCATGTCGGCACCATGGATGTCGATATCGCTCTTTCAGCCGAAGCACTGGGCGACGGCGAGTACGCTGAACTCGTAGGATCACTTGTCTCCCACGGCTATCATTATCATGACGGCCGCAGGAAATTTCAGTTACGCCGCACGGTACCTGATGTGGACGGCATGGGATCCATCGATGTGATCGTTGACTTCCTGATGCCACGGGATGCAACCATCTTGAAAAACAATCCACCCCTCGTCGATGATTTTGCCGTTATCCGCGCCAGCGGAGCCGACCTGGCAGTAAAGTACTTCGAACTTGTGCAGGTAAGAGGCAAGATGCCAAATGGTGGCGCCAACCAGGTGGAAATTGCGGTGTGTTCAATACCAGCTTTTCTGGCGATGAAAGGGCATGCGATGCAAGGAAGGTACAAGCAAAAAGATGCCTACGACATCTACTACTCGGTCCGAAATTATCCTGATGGCATAGGTGCACTGGCCGCGAAATGCGCAGAATTGCTTGCTCACGAAAGTGGAAAGCAAGGCTATGATTTCATCAATCAGAAGTTTGACGCTCTGGATGGCTACGGACCTAGCTGTGTCAGGCAGTTTGTCGCGGACTCTGGAGTACTGGATGGGCGGACTCCGGACGAGTGGCAACAGGACGCATTCGGACAGGTCGATGCTTTGATGCATGCGATGAAACTGCGCGGGTGATCTGCATCGGCAGTAGATTCCACGGTCTCGTGCCATTCCAGCAAACAATATTGGAAAAGCATGGTTTTTGCCGGGCTAGCGCCCTTGGCCTCTGGTTCCAGTCTGGAATCCATGGCAACATGGCTGCGCCGTTCTGACAAGCAACGCGCAACAACCGACCATAGTCAAGGAACCCTGTCCATGTCTTTTTATCGCAAGTTTGCCGGCAGCATGCTGCTCGGCATGGCCGCAGCGGGCGCCGCCCATGCGCAAGCGCCGTCTACCGCCGCCGCTTCCACGCCCCCCACCGATCCGCTGCAATGGCTGGAAGAAGTCGCCGGCGAAAAACCGATGGCCTGGGTGCACCAGCATAATGCCGTCAGCACCAAGGAACTGGAAGGCAAGCCAACATTCCCGGCCTTGCAGGCGCGGCTGAAGACCATCCTCAATTCGAAAGAGCGCATTCCGTATGTGAGCAAGGAAGGCGAGTATTACTATAATTTCTGGCGCGACGCCCAGCATGTGCGCGGCATCTGGCGCCGCACCACGCTGGCGCAGTTCCAGCTGCCGGAGCCGGCCTGGGAAACCGTGATCGACCTCGACCAGCTGTCCGCCGGCGAGAACGAAAACTGGGTCTGGGGCGGCGCGTCCTGCCTGTATCCGAAAGGCGAACGCTGCCTCATTTCGCTGTCGCGCGGCGGCGGCGACGCCAAGGTGGTGCGCGAATACGATGTCGCCAAACGCGCCTTCGTGGCGGACGGTTTCACCCTGCCCGAAGCGAAAAGCAACGCCAGCTGGATCAACGACGACACCCTGTTCGTGTCCACCGATTTCGGCCCCGGTTCGATGACCAGCTCGGGCTATCCGCGCATCATCAAAGAGTGGAAGCGCGGCACGCCATTGGAGCAGGCCAAAACGCTGTACGAAGCCAGGCCGGACGACATGAGCGCCGGCGCCTACAAGGATTTCACGCCCGGCCATGAATACCAGTTTGTCGAGCGCCAGATCGATTTCTACAGCGGCGAGATGTTCCTGCGCGAAGGCGACAGCCTGAACAAGGTACCGAAACCGGACGACGCCACGGCCGCTACCATGCGCGACCAGCTGGTGATCAACCTGCGCTCGGACTGGAAAGTCAACGGCACGACCTACCCGCAAGGCGCCGTACTGGCGACCGATTTCAAGTCCTTCATGCAGGGCAAGCAGGAATTCGAGGTGCTGTTTGCGCCCACCGCCACCTCCTCGCTCGACAATATGTCGGCGACCAAATCGGCCATCTTGCTGACCACGCTGGACAAGGTGAAAAACCGCCTGACGGAACTGCGCCATGTGAATGGCAAATGGCAGCGCCGCGTGGTCGACGCGCCCAAGCTGGGCACCCTGGCGGCCAGCCCGCTCGATGCGGTCGACTCGGACCAGTACTTCCTGACCGTGACCGATTTCCTGACCCCCACCACGCTGTACCTGGCCACGGCCGGCAGCGACCAGCGCACGAAGATCAAGTCGCTGCCCGCCTATTTCGACGCCAGTCCGTACAAGGTGGAACAGTTCGAATCGACCTCGAAGGATGGCACCAAAGTGCCGTATTTCGTCATCATGAACAAGAAGACCAGATACGACGGCAAGAACCCCACCGTGCTGTACGGCTATGGCGGCTTCGAAGTCTCGCTCAAGCCCAGCTACAGCAGCATTACCGGCACTGCCTGGCTGAGCCAGGGCGGCGTGTACGTGCTGGCCAATATCCGCGGCGGCGGCGAATTCGGCCCGCGCTGGCACCAGGCGGCGCTGAAGGAAAACCGCCAGCGCGCCTATGACGATTTCATCTCGGTGGCGCAGGACCTGATCAAGCGCAAGCTGACCAGCCCGCGCCACCTGGGCATCATGGGCGGCAGCAATGGCGGCCTGCTGGTGGGCGCCGTGCTGACGCAGCGGCCGGACCTGTTCAACGCCGTGGTCAGCCAGGTGCCGCTGCTCGACATGCGCCGCTATAACAAGCTGCTGGCCGGCGCTTCCTGGATGGGCGAATATGGCGACCCGGACGTGCCGGAACAATGGGCCTACATCAGCAAGTACTCGCCCTACCAGAACGTCTTCAAGGATAAAAAATATCCGCGCGTATTCTTTACCACCTCGACCCGCGACGACCGGGTCCACCCCGGCCACGCGCGCAAGATGGTGGCCAAGATGGAAGAGCAAGGCCACGACGTGCTGTACTGGGAAAATACGGAAGGCGGCCATGCGGGCGCCGCCAATAACGACCAGCAGGCGCTGATGTGGGCGCTGACGTATACCTTCCTGCAGGGGCAGTTGAAATAATTACCTGGCTTGCGCGCTTGGCCGCTCGGCAATCCGGTCGCGCCAGGCTTGCAGATGTTCCAACCCTTCCGCGCCCGGCCGGTATTTCATCAGGCCGCGCGCGAATTCCAGCGCGCAGAACGCGGTGATGTCGGCGATGGTAAACCGCGCGCCGGCCACATACGGCTGGCGCGCCAGCAATTGATCCAGCCACTGCGCCGTCTCGCGCATCTTGGCGCCCTGCGCCGCGCCAAAGTCGGGGAACTGCGGATTTTCCAGCACCGCCAGCGCCGGATGGCTGTGGCGCACGCAGTTGGCCACGCCCAGGAACAGATGCAGTTCCACCCGGCGGTCGGCCATTTCGATAAAGGCGCGCTCCTCGAACCCTTCGCCCATCAGGTTCGGTTCCGGCTGCAGCCCTTCCAGATAGGTACAGATGGCGCGCGTTTCGGCCAGCACGCGCCCGTCCGGCAGCTCCAGCGCCGGCACCCTGCCCATCGGATTTTTTTCCAAAAATCCCGGATCGCGGTGCTGGCCCGCCATCAGGTCGAGCGAGACTTCCGCGATGCCGGCGATGCCTTTTTCGGCGATGAACATGGTGACGCGGCGTGGATTGGGCGTGCGGGGGCTGACATACAGTTTCATGGGGGTCTCCGGGTTGTCGTCTTGTTTATTACAGCTTGTATCTTATCAGCCGCCGCAGGCGCCGGCGTTTGACTTTGCCCCGGTTTACAACTAGATTGCTGGACGGGAATGCTGGCCACGCCATGCCGACGCCAGCGCACCCACCCCTCTTCCATTGCGCCATCCGCTTACAAGGCCGGCTGGCGCCACACTCTTTATCAACAGGGTTTTCATGCACCGCAATCTTTCACGCAACCGTATCGCCGCCGCCGTCATCCTCGCGCTGGCGTCCTTGACCAGCCATGCCGCGCATGCAACGGCGCCTCAGGCGTCGGCCAGCCACGCCCTTTCCACCACCACGCAATTGCCGCGCGGCGTCACGCCCAGCCACTACGCGCTGTCACTGACGCCCGATGCGCAGGCGGCCACGTTTACGGCCAATGTGGTGATCACGGTGGACGTCGCCGCGCCGACCAACGCAGTTACCCTCAATGCGCTGGAACTGGCCTTTGTCGGTGCCACCGCCGAAGGCGCGGGCGGCACGCAGCAGGCCAGCAAGATCGATGTCGATGCGGCCACGCAGACGGCCACCCTGCATTTTGCCCAGCCGCTGGCCAAGGGCAAGCATACGCTGGCGATCAGCTACAGCGGCAAGATCGGCACCCAGGCCACCGGCCTGTTCTCGCTCGACTACGATATGCCGACCGGCCGCCAGCGCGCGCTGTACACGCAGTTTGAAAACTCGGACGCGCGCAGCGTGATCCCGTCGTGGGATGAACCCGACTACAAGGCCACCTTCGCGCTCGACGTGACGGTGCCAAGCACCCAGATGGCGGTCGGCAACATGCCCGTTGCCAGCAGCACGGACCTGGGCAATGGCAAGAAGCGCGTGACGTTTGCAGTCACGCCGCGCATGTCGACCTATCTGCTGTTCTTCGGCCTGGGCGACTTCGAGCGCGCCACGGCCATGGCCGACGGCACCGAAGTGGGCGTGATCACCAAGAAAGGCGCGCTGGCGCAAAGCCGCTTCGCGCTCGACGAGTCGGCCGCCCTGCTGCGCGAATACAACGATTATTTCGGCGTGCGCTACCCGCTGCCGAAGCTGGACAATATCGCCGCGCCGGGCCGCAGCCAGTTCTTCGGCGCCATGGAAAACTGGGGCGCCGTGTTCACCTTCGAATACAGCCTGTTGCTGGACCCGGCCATTTCCACCCAGTCGGACAAGGAAAACATCTACACCACCTTGTCGCACGAAATGGCGCACCAGTGGTTCGGCGACCTGGTCACCATGCGCTGGTGGGACGACCTGTGGCTGAACGAAGGCTTTGCCTCGTGGATGGAAAGCCGCACCACCGAACGCATGCACCCGGAATGGAATACGGCCTTGTCCAGCGTGCGCGTGCGCGAAGGCGCGATGAGCCGCGACGCGCTGGCCACCACGCACCCGGTGGTGCAGCGCATCGCCACCGTCGAACAGGCCAGCCAGGCCTTCGATACCATCACCTATCAAAAAGGCGAGTCGGTGATCCGCATGCTGGAAGCCTATGTGGGCGCCGACACCTGGCGCACGGCCGTGCGCAACTATATGCGCAAGCACGCCTACGGCAATACCGTGTCGAACGACCTGTGGCGCGAAGTCGACGCCGCCGCCGGCAAGCCGGTCAGCGCGATCGCGCACGATTTCACCCTGCAGCCTGGCGTGCCATTGATACGCGTGGGCGAGGCCGTCTGCAAGGCCGGCAATACCAGCGTCACCCTGACGCAAGGCGAATTTACCAAGGACCGCGAACAGAAAAAACCGCTGTCCTGGCGCGTGCCGGTGATCGCGCAAACCGTCGGCAATGCAAAACAGGCAAGAGTGCTGGTACAGAACGGCAAGGCGACATTGAGCGTGCCCGGCTGCGGCCCGCTGCTGGTGAACGCCGGCCAGAGCGGCTACTACCGCACTCTGTATGCGCCGAAACAGGCCGGTGCGCTGGCGGCAAGCTTTGCCCGGCTGCCCGCCATCGACCAGCTGGGCCTGCTGTCGGACAGCCAGTCGCTGGGCCTGGCCGGCCTGCAAAACCCGGCCGACTTCCTGGAGCTGGTGAAAGCCACGCCGTTGGCCGCCGACCCGCAAGTGTGGGGCAAGGTGGCCAGCGCCTTGAATGGCTTGCACGACCAATATGCGGGCGACCAGGCGCGCCAGCGCCGCTTCGATACCTGGGCCATCGCCCGTCTGGCCCCGGTGATGGCGCAGACCGGCTGGCAGGCGCGCGAAGGCGAGGCGGCCACGGTGGCCACCTTGCGCAGCCAGCTGATCGGCACCCTGAGCGACCTGGGCGACCCCGCCGTGATCGCCGAAGCCCGCCGCCGCCATGCCGTGCGCGTCAGCGACCCAGCCGCCATGCCGGCCGCGCTGCGCCGCACCATCCTGGGCGTGGTGGCCCAGCACGCCGACAGCGCCACCTGGGACCAGTTGCACGCCGAAGCGCAGGCCGAGAAAACGCCGCTGATCCGCAACCAGCTGTACGACCTGCTGGCCTCGAGCGACGACACGGCCCTGGCCCAGCGCGCCCTGGCGCTGGCGCTGACGGACGAACCGGGCCTCACCAACAGCCCGGCCATGATCAGCCGCGTGGCGCGTGCCCACCCGGACCTGGCGTTTGACTTTGCGCTGGCCCATATCGACCAGGTGAACCAGCGCATCGACGCCAGCTCGCGCAGCCGCTACTTCCCGCGCCTGGCCGCCGCTTCCGGCGAAGCAGCCATGCTGGGCAAGCTGGACGCCTACGCCAAGGCCCACCTGGCCGCCACCGCGCGCGGCGACGCCGACACCTCGATTGCCGATATCCAGTACCGCATCAAGGTGCGGGCGCAACGGCTGCCGGCGATCGACAAGTGGCTGGCTACGCAGAGTTAAACCCCAGTCATTCAAGGGTTAACAATCAGCAAAAAAAAACCGGCTTCGCACTAAGCGGCAGCCGGTTGAAACGCTTGTTCAGAGCGCAGGGATAAACAGGGGGCAGTGATTCAGGCAATACACCGCGGTACGGTACGTACAACATATTCGTGCCGGTCATTGAGGTGTCCGGCAACCTTGCGCCCGGTGATGTCCGTGCGCCATGTACGTACTATGCCAGTCCTGCCTTTGATCAGGCTTAGGACTTCATTAAGCCCGCCTGATTTTCCACCCCGTTATTATTTCCCTGCTGAATTGGTGCCGATGGTTGAGCTCACCGGCTAAGCTGTTGAGTCATATGGGCATCCTATCGCTCCCGGAGCGTAGTGATCTGCGCCACACATGCTGTGCCAACAAAAAGAGAATAACAGCGCGATATGACGCCAGTATGACGTGCGCCAACTGTGTGCTTTCTGTCCATGCCGCAATCGCTTACCATCAGCACATTATCTTTGCCTGGGAACCACCATGCGCCATCTTGGCCTGCCTTTATTAATGACCTGCTTGCTGCTGGCCGCCTGCACCCCGCTGGCCGTCACGCCACCGGTCCCCGCCAGCCCGGCGGCGGCCAGCGTGCCGCTGGCGCCGCCTGCCAGGGGGGAAAAGCTGTTGACCATCGATACCCAAGCCACCTTGCTGACGATTACCGTACGGCGCGGCGGCGCGCTGGCGCGGCTGGGGCACGATCATGTGGTGGCCAGCCGCACGGTCACGGGCTGGGTGGCGCCGGACTTGAAACAGGCCGACTTCCAGTTCCGGCTCGACGCCATGAGCGTCGATGAAAGCGCGCTGCGTACCAGGGCCGGGCTGGAAACCACGCCATCGGCCGAGGCGATTGCCGGCACGCGCCACAATATGCTGGTGCGCGTGCTGGATGCCGAACGCTATCCGGAGGTCAGGGTGCGGGCGACATTGCAGGCCAGCGGCAACGCCGTCGACGCCGCCATCACCCTGCACGGCGTGACGCGCCAGGTGGTGGTGCCCGTCACGCTGGCGCAGGCGCCCGATGGCAGCCGCTTGCGCGCCAGCGGCGCCCTGGTGCTGAAACAGAGCGACTTCGACATCGTGCCGTTCGCCATCCTCGGTGGCGCCATGGCGGTGCAGGACCCGATGGAGCTGGCTTTCGATATCACCGCCACTGCCCCGGCTAGCGCGCCAGGATCAGCCTCAGCCCCAGCGCAATGAAGATGGTGCCGGCCACGCGGTCCAGCCACAGGCCGGCGCGCGGGCGGCGGTTGAGCCACTTGCCGACGGCGCCAGAAAAGTAGCCGAGCAGGCCGAACAGCACGCAAGCCTGGGCCGTGAAGACCAGGCCAAGCTGCGCTGTTTGCCAGCTGGCATTGCCTTGTGAAGCCACCACGAATTGCGGCAGGAACGACAAAAAGAACAGCACGACTTTCGGATTGATACTGTTGGCGAACAATCCCTTGGCAAACAGGCGCCCCAGCGATTCGTCGGGCAAGGCTGCCGCGCCATCGACTTTGGCGCCGCCGCGGCTGCGAATAGCGCCGATGCCCAGCCACACCAGGTACAGGCCGCCGGCCACTTTCAGCACCGTAAACGCCGTCGGCGAGGCCGCCAGCAGGGCCGACACGCCTATGCTCGCCAGCAGAGTATGGGTGAGGCAGCCCAGCGCACAGCCCAGGCCGAAGGCCATGCCCTGGCGCCGTCCGCGCGACATGCCCACGCCCAGCACCATCAGGTTGTCGGGACCGGGACTGGCCGTGACCAGCATGGCGGCGGCCAGGAAGGCCATCAATTGTTCGGGACTGAGCATGATTTTCGGTTCGCAGGGAAAAACTGCCATGATACAGAAACTGTTGCGGCTGCATCAGCTTTAATGCCTTAAATGCAAGTACTTGCATCCGCCCTGTACTTGTCGATTAGAATGAGAGATCCCAGCCCAGGGCCACCATGCCTAACGATGCCAGCCCTTTCCTTCCCTTTCCACCGCCGTCTTTGCCTGACACGCCGCTGCCTGGTGGCGTGGCTGGCCGTGCTGATGCTGGTCTGCCTGGCCGGCGGCGCGCGCGCGCAAGGGCAGGCGGCAACGGCCAGCATCGCCTTGCCGTTGCAGGGCATTCATCACCTGGGCACGCAAGGAAAACTCTACAGCGCCAGCAATGACGCGGCGCCGCTGGACGCCAGCGCCCTGCCCGCCTGGCTGGCGCGCCAGCGGCCGGCGCTGGAGGTCGACCTGTTCGGCGGCGCCTACTGGCTGCATGCGCGCGTACGCAACGACTCCAGTCAGACAGCCTGGGTGATCGACCCGAACGACACCCTGATCGACACCGTCGACATTCACGTGTATGGCCCCGGCCAGGCAGGCGCGCCCGTCACCCTGCTGTCCGGCTACCAGCGGCCGCACGAATACTTGCTGCACTATGGCAAGAACATCAGCCTGGCGCCGGGCGCCACGTATGACATCCTGATTCACTTTTCCAGTCCCTATTACGCGCGTCCGCCGCTGTTTGCCGTCAAGACCCAGCTGGAATACCGCAAGCTGGTGGGCAGGGAAAACTTCCAGATCATCGCCTCGCTCGGCGCCCTGCTGGCGCTGGGCCTGTTCAATTTCTTCATTTTTTCCCTGACGCGCGAAAAAGCCTCGTTCTATTACGCGCTGTATGTGCTGACCTATGGCCTGGCGTGGGCCATCACCTTCCACGTGTTTTCCGACCTGTTCGACTGGCGCTGGCTGCAGTTCCATTACGTGCCGTTCTTCCTGCTGCCGTTACTGAGCACCCTGTTCTACACGCACTTCCTGCGCCTGCGCGAGCTGGCGCCCCGGCTCCACCGGTGGAGCAGCATCAACCTGGTGCTGCCGCTGCTGCTGATGCCCAGCTGCTTTTTTTATCCGCAGTATGCGCATGCGCTGGCCACCATCGCCATCACCATCTGGATGGTGCTGGCCCTGGTCTGCGGCATCGTCGTGTGGCGCGGCGGCTACCAGCCGGCGCGCTTTTTCGTGCTGGGCTTTGTCGCCCTGATGCTGCCAGGCTTCGTGATCCTGCCGGCCAACCTGGGCCTGATACCGGCCGTGGTCAGCAACGCGCAACTATTGACGCTGCTGGGCGGCACGCTCGACGGCCTGCTGCTGGCGTTTGCGCTGGCCGAACAGATCCGGCTGCTGCGCAACCACCTGGAACAGCGGGTGCAGGAACGCACGCAGGCCCTCACCCATAGCAATGAAGCGCTGCTGGCGGCCAAGACCCAGGCCGAGGTGGTCAGCCGCCACCGCATCGATTTTCTGTCGGCCATGAGCCACGATATCCGCACGCCGCTGGCCGGCGTGATCGGCATGCTGAAATTCGCCCTGCGCGACCAGACCGTGCGCGGGCGCACCCAGGAATACCTGCGCATCGGCCTGCACAACGGCGTATCCTTGCTGACGATATTGAACGACATCCTCGATTTTTCCAAGATCGACGCCGGCAAGCTGACCCTGGAAACGGTGGACTTCGACCTGCTGGCCCTGATCGGCGACGCGGCCGGCATCGTGCAGGGCCAGGCCGACGCCAAGAGCCTGCTGCTGCGGCGCGAACTGGCGCTGGACCTGCCGCGCTATGTGCGGGCCGACCCCACGCGCCTGCGCCAGATCCTGATCAACCTGCTGGGCAACGCCATCAAATTCACCGCCAACGGCGAAGTGCTGCTGGAAGTCCGCTGCAGCAGCACGCCGTCGCACCACAAGGATTGCCACCAGATCGATTTTGTCATCAGCGACACCGGCGCCGGCATCGACGCCGACACCCTGCCCCGCCTGTTCCAGAAATTCGAGCAGGCCGACCACTCCACCACGCGCCGCTACGGCGGCACGGGCCTGGGCCTGGCCATCTGCAAGCAGCTGGTCGAACTGATGAAGGGCAGCATCGGCGTGGAAAGCCGGGTCGGCATCGGCTCGCGCTTTCATTTCACCCTGCCCCTGCCCGCAGGCAGCGCGCCGCTGGCCGACGCACGCCACGTGCCGCGCAATGCGCGCCACGAGTGCCGCCTGCATATCCTGTGCGCGGAAGACGTGCGCACCAACCAGATCATTATCGGCACCCTGCTGGAAGGCATGGGCCACACCGTGACCATCGTCGAAAACGGCGAGGAAGTGCTGCGCGCGCTGGCCGGCAGCGCCTACGACGCGGTACTGATGGACGGGCGCATGCCGCTGATGGATGGCGAACAGGCGGCGCGCCTGATACGCGCCGGCGGCAACCAGGCTTTCCCGATTCCGGACCCGCAGATCCCCATTATCGCGCTGACGGCCAACGCCAGCGAACATGACCGCCAGCGCTACCTGAACGCCGGCATGGACGACTTCCTCAGCAAGCCTGTTGACGAAGCGCTGCTGTTCCAGAAGATCGACGCGCTGATCGACCTGCTGCTGGCGCGCGGCCATGCGCTGCCATCCACCGCGCCCCTGCCGCCGCCTCAAATGCACGAAGATGCGCTGGCACGCCAGTTTGGCCTGGGCAAACCCGTCCGCGAGGAAGCCAGCGCGCCGGCCGCGCTCGACCCGATGACGGCGCCCGTGCACATCCTGCCGCTGGCCGGCCTGTCGGAGCAGCATTTGCA is a window of Janthinobacterium sp. J1-1 DNA encoding:
- a CDS encoding 7TM diverse intracellular signaling domain-containing protein, giving the protein MPALSFPFHRRLCLTRRCLVAWLAVLMLVCLAGGARAQGQAATASIALPLQGIHHLGTQGKLYSASNDAAPLDASALPAWLARQRPALEVDLFGGAYWLHARVRNDSSQTAWVIDPNDTLIDTVDIHVYGPGQAGAPVTLLSGYQRPHEYLLHYGKNISLAPGATYDILIHFSSPYYARPPLFAVKTQLEYRKLVGRENFQIIASLGALLALGLFNFFIFSLTREKASFYYALYVLTYGLAWAITFHVFSDLFDWRWLQFHYVPFFLLPLLSTLFYTHFLRLRELAPRLHRWSSINLVLPLLLMPSCFFYPQYAHALATIAITIWMVLALVCGIVVWRGGYQPARFFVLGFVALMLPGFVILPANLGLIPAVVSNAQLLTLLGGTLDGLLLAFALAEQIRLLRNHLEQRVQERTQALTHSNEALLAAKTQAEVVSRHRIDFLSAMSHDIRTPLAGVIGMLKFALRDQTVRGRTQEYLRIGLHNGVSLLTILNDILDFSKIDAGKLTLETVDFDLLALIGDAAGIVQGQADAKSLLLRRELALDLPRYVRADPTRLRQILINLLGNAIKFTANGEVLLEVRCSSTPSHHKDCHQIDFVISDTGAGIDADTLPRLFQKFEQADHSTTRRYGGTGLGLAICKQLVELMKGSIGVESRVGIGSRFHFTLPLPAGSAPLADARHVPRNARHECRLHILCAEDVRTNQIIIGTLLEGMGHTVTIVENGEEVLRALAGSAYDAVLMDGRMPLMDGEQAARLIRAGGNQAFPIPDPQIPIIALTANASEHDRQRYLNAGMDDFLSKPVDEALLFQKIDALIDLLLARGHALPSTAPLPPPQMHEDALARQFGLGKPVREEASAPAALDPMTAPVHILPLAGLSEQHLQRIAQAFLGEAPRRFDLARHAVRDGNASAVAAAFHALKGSAGYLSRPTLHALCHQMETLASEGKLDEVEDHLPQIEAALEEARRDLGASI